The following coding sequences lie in one Deltaproteobacteria bacterium genomic window:
- a CDS encoding MGMT family protein, whose protein sequence is MSAAIKHPSAGAASPFARAVYRTVRLIPAGRVATYGQVAAILGHPRAARAVGSALHWLPRAELDRVPWQRVINAAGRISYRGDLYRPDLQRQLLEDEGVVFDRNGIVNLRRFRWIGPRHERPVRLRSQN, encoded by the coding sequence ATGAGCGCTGCGATCAAGCACCCAAGCGCCGGTGCGGCCTCGCCCTTCGCTCGCGCCGTTTATCGTACCGTGCGGCTCATCCCTGCGGGACGCGTGGCGACCTACGGCCAGGTGGCGGCGATCTTGGGACACCCGCGCGCGGCACGGGCAGTGGGCAGCGCGCTGCATTGGTTGCCGCGCGCAGAACTCGACCGCGTCCCATGGCAGCGTGTCATCAACGCCGCTGGGCGCATCAGCTACCGCGGCGACCTCTACCGCCCCGACTTACAGCGCCAGCTCCTGGAAGACGAGGGGGTGGTATTCGACCGCAACGGGATCGTGAACCTGCGCCGGTTCCGCTGGATCGGGCCGCGGCACGAGCGTCCCGTGCGCCTGCGCAGCCAGAACTGA
- a CDS encoding hemerythrin domain-containing protein: MVLTLPREITGGLAREHRALLEEIERCEQAAHQGDLRRILQAVRFLSHNARQHQRKEEEVLFPALERDPALAAGATRSLRAEHEEERRLIELVQDAVDAAVGGQSVGGPLRAGVQRLTALMRDHIRREDTLLFPLVERTLSPREATRVRAAMDAIGYFAACEAQA; the protein is encoded by the coding sequence ATGGTTTTGACACTGCCGCGGGAGATCACCGGCGGTCTGGCACGCGAGCATCGCGCCCTGCTGGAGGAGATCGAGCGCTGTGAGCAAGCGGCGCACCAGGGTGATCTGAGGCGGATACTGCAGGCCGTACGCTTCTTGTCTCACAACGCCCGCCAACACCAGCGCAAAGAGGAGGAAGTGCTGTTTCCGGCGCTTGAGCGCGACCCGGCGTTGGCTGCCGGTGCCACCCGCTCGCTGCGCGCCGAGCACGAGGAAGAACGCCGGCTGATCGAACTGGTGCAGGATGCCGTCGATGCCGCGGTGGGTGGGCAGAGTGTCGGCGGACCGCTGCGTGCTGGGGTGCAGCGGTTGACGGCGCTGATGCGCGATCACATCCGGCGTGAAGACACGCTGCTGTTCCCGTTGGTGGAGCGGACGTTGTCTCCGCGCGAAGCCACGCGGGTGCGCGCGGCGATGGATGCGATCGGCTACTTCGCCGCCTGCGAAGCGCAGGCTTAG